The following proteins come from a genomic window of Gottfriedia acidiceleris:
- a CDS encoding response regulator transcription factor → MFKLLLIEDDSSLFTEIKDRLSGWSYEVFGIKDFSKVIQEFTEIKPDLVIIDIQLPKYDGFHWCRMIRSHSNVPIIFLSSRDHPSDMVMSMQLGADDFIQKPFHFDVLIAKIQATLRRVYNYNTEKITLKTWCGATVDYEKNNVSNETGTIELTKNEIYILKLLIEQKNKIVSREELINALWDDKRFISDNTLTVNVNRLRKRLDEIGLGQFIETKVGQGYIALEEGI, encoded by the coding sequence TTGTTTAAACTATTACTCATTGAAGATGATTCTTCTCTATTCACTGAGATTAAAGATCGCTTATCTGGATGGTCCTATGAGGTATTTGGAATAAAAGATTTTAGTAAGGTAATTCAAGAGTTTACAGAAATAAAACCTGATTTAGTCATCATTGATATACAACTTCCAAAATACGATGGTTTCCATTGGTGCCGCATGATTCGTTCCCATTCAAATGTACCAATTATCTTTCTATCTTCAAGGGATCACCCCTCGGATATGGTCATGTCGATGCAGCTTGGAGCAGATGATTTTATACAAAAGCCATTCCATTTTGATGTACTAATTGCGAAAATCCAGGCTACTCTTAGACGCGTATATAATTACAATACCGAAAAAATTACTCTTAAAACTTGGTGTGGTGCAACGGTCGACTATGAAAAAAATAATGTATCGAATGAAACTGGTACAATTGAACTGACAAAGAATGAGATCTATATTTTAAAATTGCTAATTGAACAAAAAAATAAAATCGTAAGTCGTGAGGAATTAATAAATGCCCTTTGGGATGACAAGCGATTTATTAGTGATAACACTTTAACAGTAAACGTAAACCGATTGCGTAAAAGACTAGATGAAATAGGATTAGGACAATTTATTGAAACAAAAGTTGGTCAAGGATATATTGCTTTAGAAGAGGGGATCTAA
- a CDS encoding CBS domain-containing protein produces the protein MRVKDVMSSNVECCSNQDSLQSVASKMETLNVGAIPVVDNGQVVGMITDRDLALRGISQGGNANASQVMSNNIVTIDCNASLQEASNLMAQHQIRRLPVVENGNLVGILSLGDLAVQEQSDESAGEALSQISQNDIQ, from the coding sequence ATGAGAGTAAAAGACGTAATGTCGAGTAATGTTGAATGTTGTTCAAACCAGGATTCTTTACAATCAGTGGCAAGTAAAATGGAAACCTTAAATGTTGGAGCAATTCCAGTTGTTGACAATGGACAAGTAGTTGGAATGATTACAGATCGAGATTTAGCTTTACGTGGTATTAGTCAAGGGGGTAATGCAAATGCTTCCCAAGTAATGTCTAATAATATTGTGACGATTGATTGTAACGCAAGTCTTCAAGAAGCATCAAATTTAATGGCACAGCATCAAATAAGAAGATTACCAGTTGTAGAAAATGGTAACCTCGTTGGAATACTTTCACTTGGTGACTTAGCAGTACAAGAGCAGTCAGATGAAAGTGCTGGCGAAGCATTGTCTCAAATCTCTCAGAACGATATTCAATAA
- a CDS encoding ParM/StbA family protein, whose protein sequence is MVNARIAAIDVGNDSLKGIFGKMESEINIPNIIARDTEDRPIIGIEELDNQDPVDGIHIRVHSPTLKENNTVYRVGNLATKSGNATELDPGSNKSEEDQTLIMLFAALALDAAREDNKQIVKNSNNVIEATYVLGTGLPLREVKEGKDVGYRSRLLGSVHQVEFLVTPRHQGLKVNIKFEEVKVYPEGFAAFINLVMDNHLNIINKDLIDKKILIQDIGGLSTDIAVIRNRKVDDDKAQGFNLGVAESLEAIREEIRSRHGVELDSRRDVVEIITKKSDRNHIMVKGSRTSVHDIVDRILLELAKKQYRHLRNIWQKNSQTEICYFIGGGSLILKEYLKTLNNNLDGYNIDFFEDEKESIWMMANAYYKLIADYEIKRVRESRRETQHTEKEEQKMSKAK, encoded by the coding sequence GTGGTAAATGCTCGTATAGCTGCTATTGATGTAGGAAACGATTCACTCAAAGGGATTTTTGGGAAGATGGAATCAGAGATTAATATTCCTAATATTATTGCAAGGGATACAGAAGATCGTCCAATCATTGGGATAGAAGAATTAGACAACCAAGATCCAGTTGATGGAATACATATTCGCGTTCACTCGCCAACCTTAAAAGAGAATAATACTGTTTATCGTGTAGGAAATTTAGCAACTAAAAGCGGTAATGCAACAGAACTAGATCCTGGGAGTAATAAGTCTGAAGAGGATCAAACACTTATTATGTTATTTGCAGCTTTAGCGTTAGATGCAGCTAGAGAAGATAATAAACAGATTGTAAAGAACTCTAATAATGTAATTGAGGCAACATACGTATTAGGAACTGGTCTTCCGCTTAGAGAAGTAAAGGAAGGAAAGGACGTTGGTTATCGTTCTAGATTACTAGGCTCAGTTCACCAAGTAGAGTTTTTAGTAACACCAAGACATCAAGGATTAAAAGTTAATATTAAGTTTGAAGAAGTTAAAGTCTATCCCGAAGGATTTGCAGCTTTTATTAACTTAGTTATGGACAATCATTTAAACATAATTAATAAAGACCTGATAGATAAAAAAATCCTTATTCAAGACATCGGAGGGTTATCAACTGATATTGCAGTCATTAGAAATCGAAAAGTAGATGACGATAAGGCTCAAGGTTTTAATCTTGGCGTTGCGGAGTCCCTTGAGGCAATTCGTGAAGAGATTCGTTCAAGACATGGAGTTGAACTTGATAGCCGAAGAGACGTTGTAGAGATCATTACTAAGAAAAGTGATCGAAATCATATAATGGTTAAGGGTAGTCGGACAAGCGTTCATGATATTGTAGACCGAATTCTATTAGAATTAGCAAAAAAACAATATCGTCATTTAAGAAATATTTGGCAGAAGAACTCACAAACTGAAATATGTTATTTCATTGGTGGAGGATCGCTAATCTTAAAAGAGTATCTTAAAACACTTAATAATAACCTAGATGGTTATAATATTGATTTCTTTGAGGATGAGAAGGAAAGTATCTGGATGATGGCGAATGCTTATTATAAGCTAATCGCTGATTATGAAATAAAAAGAGTAAGAGAATCTAGAAGAGAAACACAACACACTGAAAAAGAAGAACAAAAAATGTCTAAAGCAAAATAA
- a CDS encoding sensor histidine kinase: MFKTFLIERFSWILFFLLTQVLVVFVSFIDSSIPLKSLLYIVFLSLLLFIIFLVIRYPKEIKFYKSLVEREDNLDLTGIEEPNSPFEEIVENSLTNQTSLLKKIAIQNQTYLEQEKDELLSWIHEVKTPLTAMHLMIDRMKDEKLKSNLTYEWLRIHLLLDQQLHQKRIPFIENDLYIEKIQLEDVIYPEIKTLQSWCIHKGIGFDIELEELEVFSDAKWLSYILRQLLTNAVKYSPSSDIRIISKQENEQVILQIEDFGRGIHSKDLPRIFEKGFTSTIQHQDNASTGMGLYLAKKAAQSLHITFQVKSELDKGSIFTLTFPKRNEFVKITSM; the protein is encoded by the coding sequence ATGTTTAAAACATTTCTAATAGAGCGATTTAGTTGGATTCTTTTTTTTCTATTAACACAAGTACTCGTTGTATTTGTATCATTTATTGATTCGTCAATTCCTTTAAAATCACTACTTTACATTGTCTTTCTATCACTATTATTGTTTATCATTTTTTTAGTTATTCGATATCCTAAAGAAATAAAATTTTATAAGAGTCTTGTTGAACGTGAAGATAACCTTGATTTGACGGGGATTGAAGAACCAAATAGTCCATTTGAAGAAATTGTTGAAAACAGCTTAACGAATCAAACAAGCTTATTGAAAAAAATAGCGATTCAGAATCAAACTTATTTAGAGCAAGAAAAAGATGAGCTCCTATCATGGATTCATGAAGTAAAAACACCTCTAACAGCAATGCACTTAATGATTGATCGTATGAAGGATGAAAAGTTGAAATCAAATTTAACATATGAATGGCTTCGTATTCACCTATTACTAGATCAACAGCTTCACCAAAAAAGAATACCTTTTATTGAAAATGATCTTTATATCGAAAAAATTCAGCTTGAAGATGTCATTTATCCAGAGATTAAAACTTTGCAATCATGGTGTATACATAAAGGGATTGGATTTGATATTGAATTAGAGGAGTTAGAAGTATTCAGTGATGCTAAATGGCTATCATATATACTACGACAGCTATTAACAAATGCCGTGAAATATAGTCCATCCTCAGACATTCGGATTATAAGCAAGCAAGAAAATGAGCAAGTCATTCTTCAAATTGAAGATTTTGGTCGTGGTATTCATTCAAAAGATTTGCCACGTATTTTCGAAAAAGGATTTACTTCTACGATCCAACATCAAGACAATGCCTCTACAGGGATGGGGTTATATTTAGCAAAGAAGGCTGCTCAGTCCCTACATATTACTTTCCAGGTAAAATCTGAGTTAGATAAAGGTTCAATTTTCACACTAACCTTCCCTAAACGAAATGAATTTGTAAAAATAACAAGCATGTGA
- the treP gene encoding PTS system trehalose-specific EIIBC component → MSRYSDEAKQLLQYIGGKENIATVTHCATRMRFVLKDVKKADEKMIQEIKIVKGTFTQAGQFQVIIGNEVSVFYNEFVKLAGVEETSKDEAKIAARQNMTWIQRLLAHLAEIFSPLIPAIVVGGLILGFRNIIGDIKLLDHGTKTLVETSQFWAGTHSFLWLIGEAIFHFLPVGITWSITKKMGTTQILGIVLGITLVSPQLLNAYAVAGGAVPPVWDFGFAKIDMIGYQAQVIPAILAGFTLAILETNIRKIVPSAISMIVVPFFALVPTVLIAHVVLGPIGWKIGSAISHLVYSGLTSSFGWLFALVFGFFYAPLVITGLHHMTNAIDLQLMSQLHGTNLWPMIALSNIAQGSAVLAIIYLNRKNEEEKQVSIPAAISCFLGVTEPAMFGINLKYAYPFLAAMIGSGIAAIVSVGSGVMANSIGVGGLPAILSIQPKHIGMFSIAMLVAVVVPFILTIIFNKKKLLVKNS, encoded by the coding sequence ATGAGCCGATATAGTGATGAAGCAAAACAATTACTTCAGTACATTGGTGGTAAAGAAAACATTGCTACAGTAACTCATTGTGCAACACGAATGCGTTTTGTACTGAAAGACGTTAAAAAAGCTGATGAAAAAATGATTCAAGAAATAAAAATAGTTAAAGGTACTTTTACGCAAGCCGGGCAATTTCAAGTAATTATCGGTAATGAAGTATCTGTTTTTTATAATGAATTTGTAAAATTAGCTGGGGTTGAGGAAACTTCAAAGGATGAAGCAAAAATAGCTGCAAGGCAAAATATGACATGGATTCAAAGATTACTTGCTCACTTAGCGGAAATCTTTTCACCATTAATTCCAGCCATTGTTGTAGGTGGTCTAATCTTAGGATTCCGTAACATAATTGGGGATATTAAACTATTAGATCATGGTACTAAAACACTTGTCGAAACCTCTCAATTTTGGGCAGGTACACATTCTTTTTTATGGTTGATTGGTGAAGCCATTTTTCATTTCTTACCAGTTGGTATTACCTGGTCAATTACAAAAAAAATGGGTACGACTCAAATTCTAGGGATTGTTTTAGGTATTACACTTGTTTCACCACAACTACTAAATGCATACGCAGTAGCAGGCGGGGCTGTACCACCAGTTTGGGACTTTGGTTTTGCTAAAATCGATATGATTGGTTATCAAGCGCAAGTTATTCCAGCTATTTTAGCCGGGTTCACTTTAGCGATTTTAGAAACAAATATTCGAAAAATCGTTCCAAGTGCAATTTCAATGATTGTGGTACCGTTCTTTGCACTAGTACCAACAGTGTTAATTGCACATGTAGTATTAGGTCCGATTGGTTGGAAAATCGGGTCAGCTATCTCACATTTAGTTTATTCAGGATTAACGTCTTCATTTGGATGGCTATTTGCCTTAGTTTTTGGATTCTTCTATGCGCCACTAGTTATAACTGGATTGCACCATATGACTAACGCAATCGATCTTCAACTAATGAGTCAGCTACACGGAACGAACCTGTGGCCGATGATTGCTTTATCAAATATCGCACAAGGTTCAGCTGTTTTAGCAATCATTTATTTAAATAGAAAGAATGAAGAAGAAAAGCAAGTATCAATTCCTGCTGCTATCTCTTGTTTCTTAGGGGTAACAGAACCAGCAATGTTTGGTATTAACTTAAAGTATGCTTATCCATTCTTAGCTGCCATGATTGGCTCTGGTATAGCTGCTATTGTTTCAGTTGGATCAGGTGTAATGGCGAATTCAATTGGTGTTGGAGGTCTACCAGCAATTTTATCTATTCAGCCTAAACATATAGGAATGTTTTCAATCGCTATGCTAGTTGCAGTCGTTGTCCCATTTATTTTAACGATTATCTTTAACAAGAAAAAACTGCTAGTGAAAAACTCATAA
- the queF gene encoding preQ(1) synthase yields MVGRSKGSLEDVSLLGSNNTKYLFEYDPGILETFDNTHPDRDYFVKFNFPEFTSLCPKTGQPDFATIYISYIPEKKMVESKSLKLYFFSFRNHGDFHEDCMNIIMDDLIELMDPRYIEVWGKFTPRGGISIDPYCNYGRPGTKYEKMAEHRMMNHDLYPEKIDNR; encoded by the coding sequence ATGGTAGGAAGATCAAAAGGTTCACTAGAAGATGTATCATTACTTGGCAGCAACAACACAAAATATTTATTTGAATACGATCCAGGAATATTAGAAACATTTGATAATACTCACCCAGATCGTGATTATTTCGTAAAATTTAATTTCCCTGAATTCACTTCACTTTGTCCAAAAACTGGCCAACCTGATTTTGCGACAATTTATATAAGCTATATTCCTGAGAAAAAAATGGTTGAAAGTAAATCATTAAAATTATACTTCTTTAGCTTCCGTAATCATGGTGACTTCCATGAGGATTGCATGAATATTATTATGGATGATCTAATCGAATTAATGGATCCTCGTTATATTGAGGTCTGGGGGAAATTCACTCCACGTGGGGGAATTTCAATCGACCCATATTGTAACTATGGTCGTCCAGGTACTAAATACGAAAAAATGGCTGAACATCGTATGATGAACCATGATTTATATCCTGAGAAGATTGATAATCGATAA
- a CDS encoding glycosyltransferase family 2 protein → MLGKIMTVSGEVSCISKKALVDVGLWNCDMITEDIAVSWKLQERFWDIRYEPRALCWMLVQETLKGIWNQRICWAQVGQEVIMRFWRLILDFRAIYKYSKILF, encoded by the coding sequence ATGCTTGGTAAAATTATGACTGTATCAGGCGAAGTAAGTTGCATTTCGAAAAAAGCACTTGTAGATGTAGGATTATGGAACTGCGACATGATTACAGAAGATATCGCAGTATCGTGGAAGCTACAAGAAAGATTTTGGGATATTCGCTATGAACCTCGTGCACTTTGCTGGATGTTAGTACAAGAAACATTAAAAGGAATTTGGAATCAAAGAATTTGTTGGGCACAGGTTGGACAAGAGGTAATTATGCGGTTTTGGCGTTTAATATTGGACTTTCGGGCGATATATAAATATAGTAAAATCCTATTTTAA
- a CDS encoding purine-nucleoside phosphorylase, whose amino-acid sequence MHKTEHILETRNFLLGKTNYRPTVGLILGSGLGTLADEIENSVVIPYSEIPHFAKSEAVGHANELVIGELKGQAVVAMKGRFHYYEGFTLDEVTFPVRVMKALGVEKLIVTNACGAVNTSFNPGDLMLITDHINLVGTNPLIGPNNPELGTRFPDVSEVYNKELRSLALNVAAKQDLKLQQGVYAWWSGPSYETPAEIRMIRTLGADSVGMSTVPEAIVAVHGSMKVLGISCLTNMACGILDQPLNHEEVIEVASMVRTKFVNLVKGILEEM is encoded by the coding sequence ATGCATAAAACTGAACATATTTTAGAAACAAGAAATTTTTTATTAGGTAAAACAAACTACCGTCCAACGGTTGGATTAATATTAGGTTCTGGCTTAGGTACTCTTGCAGATGAAATCGAAAACTCTGTTGTGATCCCTTACAGTGAAATTCCTCACTTTGCAAAGTCTGAAGCAGTTGGACACGCAAATGAATTAGTAATCGGTGAATTAAAAGGCCAAGCTGTTGTAGCAATGAAAGGTCGTTTCCATTATTATGAAGGCTTTACTTTAGATGAAGTAACGTTCCCTGTACGTGTAATGAAAGCTCTTGGAGTAGAAAAATTAATCGTAACAAATGCTTGTGGCGCTGTTAACACTAGCTTTAATCCAGGCGATTTAATGTTAATTACTGATCATATTAATTTAGTTGGAACAAATCCTTTAATTGGACCAAATAACCCAGAACTTGGAACTCGCTTCCCTGATGTTTCTGAAGTATATAACAAAGAATTACGTAGCCTTGCATTAAATGTTGCTGCGAAACAAGATCTTAAATTACAACAAGGTGTATATGCTTGGTGGAGTGGCCCTTCATACGAAACACCTGCTGAAATCCGTATGATCCGTACACTTGGTGCTGATTCTGTTGGGATGTCAACTGTTCCTGAAGCTATCGTAGCTGTTCACGGAAGTATGAAAGTTTTAGGTATCTCTTGCCTAACAAACATGGCTTGTGGCATCCTAGACCAACCATTAAACCACGAAGAAGTAATTGAAGTAGCAAGCATGGTGAGAACGAAATTCGTTAACTTAGTTAAGGGCATTTTAGAAGAAATGTAA
- the queD gene encoding 6-carboxytetrahydropterin synthase QueD, translating to MFDFRIVERLHKIDEHIKKEDLKYHHKRVLVNKEFTFDAAHHLHCYEGKCKNLHGHTYKVIFGISGFVDEIGLVIDFGDIKQIWKEKIEIYLDHRYLNEMLPLMNTTAENMVVWIYEQMENALKDHTNPVQDIRVEFVRLFETPTCYAEARREWMINE from the coding sequence ATGTTTGATTTTCGCATCGTAGAAAGACTTCATAAAATTGATGAGCATATAAAAAAAGAAGACTTAAAATATCACCATAAACGAGTTCTCGTTAATAAAGAATTTACCTTTGATGCTGCACATCACTTACACTGCTATGAGGGTAAATGTAAGAATTTACATGGTCACACTTATAAAGTTATTTTTGGAATCAGTGGTTTTGTTGATGAGATTGGCTTAGTAATCGATTTTGGTGATATAAAGCAGATTTGGAAAGAAAAAATTGAAATCTATTTAGATCATCGTTATTTAAATGAGATGCTACCTCTAATGAATACAACAGCTGAAAATATGGTTGTTTGGATTTATGAGCAAATGGAAAATGCACTAAAAGATCATACAAATCCTGTGCAAGATATTCGAGTAGAGTTTGTTCGATTATTTGAAACACCTACTTGCTATGCAGAAGCTCGTAGGGAGTGGATGATCAATGAGTAA
- the queE gene encoding 7-carboxy-7-deazaguanine synthase QueE, protein MSKIPVLEIFGPTVQGEGMAIGQKTMFIRTAGCDYSCSWCDSSFTWDGSEKENIKWMTAEEVWENLTNLGGDTFSHITISGGNPALLPSLGPVVELLKEKNMTLALETQGSKWQPWLPSIDEVTLSPKPPSSGMNTDFDMLGSIIQNLENHPKFCLKVVIFDEKDLAYAEAVHQKFPHVPFFLQVGNSWLNADDSTLLQYMLNRYEWLIDEAMKSKVFKNVKVLPQLHAFVWGNKRGV, encoded by the coding sequence ATGAGTAAAATTCCTGTACTTGAAATATTTGGACCTACTGTACAAGGTGAAGGTATGGCAATCGGTCAAAAAACGATGTTTATTCGTACTGCGGGTTGCGATTATTCTTGTAGTTGGTGCGATTCCTCATTCACATGGGATGGTAGTGAAAAAGAAAATATAAAATGGATGACCGCAGAAGAAGTTTGGGAGAATTTAACCAACTTAGGCGGCGATACATTCTCTCATATTACGATTTCTGGTGGAAACCCTGCACTACTTCCATCTTTAGGCCCTGTAGTTGAGCTTTTAAAGGAAAAGAATATGACATTAGCTCTTGAAACTCAAGGTAGTAAGTGGCAACCATGGTTACCTTCGATTGATGAAGTTACTTTATCGCCTAAACCGCCTAGCAGTGGCATGAATACTGATTTTGATATGCTAGGAAGCATCATTCAAAATTTAGAAAATCATCCAAAGTTTTGCTTAAAAGTTGTTATTTTTGATGAAAAAGATTTAGCTTATGCGGAAGCTGTTCATCAAAAATTCCCACATGTTCCGTTCTTTTTACAAGTCGGAAATAGTTGGCTAAATGCGGATGATAGCACTTTATTACAATACATGTTAAATCGTTACGAATGGCTTATAGATGAAGCAATGAAATCAAAAGTATTTAAAAATGTAAAAGTTTTACCTCAATTACATGCATTTGTTTGGGGAAATAAGAGAGGAGTTTAA
- a CDS encoding ROK family transcriptional regulator — translation MIRQFIGYQSPKIKSLKLLYSLIRKLGPIKVSTLTEMTGYKHTTCVRLLDELVQEGLIYDSGLGVSSGGRRPAMYMINPTAFYLIGVEITNLFTTVLLLDLNLTIVESKKLKMSNVSTGEYTLNFVTKSVSELLDQNQINRGQLLGIGIGVLDPIDQEKGVMIKSESFLADGWDDLNIVKHLEEANKCPVLLNNGTNLAALAEYRLNFSKENENIVFVSSDMGIRCGIIQQGKLISNKNEMDDAFGHMIVDIHGKLCSCGSYGCLQAYSSLPAIREEVIKRVKRGEITSLMGEINDVEHISYHQILEALEKEDPLCLEVIKESANYFGIGLTNLIYIVRPDLVICGGTLVPKPLFFDVACETAQGRLKNYPNCPVQIIKSSTAYNIVAQGAGCIVFDHFTEETM, via the coding sequence ATGATCAGGCAATTTATAGGCTATCAGTCGCCTAAAATCAAAAGTTTAAAGCTTTTATATAGCTTAATACGAAAATTAGGGCCAATTAAAGTTAGTACATTAACTGAAATGACAGGGTATAAGCATACTACTTGTGTTCGGTTATTAGATGAATTAGTACAGGAAGGACTTATATATGACAGTGGTTTAGGGGTTTCTAGTGGTGGAAGGAGACCAGCAATGTATATGATTAACCCAACTGCATTTTACTTAATCGGTGTCGAAATCACGAATTTATTTACAACAGTACTACTGCTTGATTTAAATCTAACAATAGTCGAATCAAAAAAATTAAAAATGAGCAACGTGAGTACTGGGGAGTATACGTTAAATTTTGTAACAAAAAGTGTAAGTGAATTATTAGATCAAAATCAGATTAATAGAGGACAATTATTAGGTATTGGTATTGGAGTGTTGGACCCAATTGATCAAGAAAAGGGTGTAATGATAAAATCGGAATCATTTTTAGCAGATGGATGGGACGATTTAAATATTGTTAAGCACCTAGAAGAAGCCAATAAGTGCCCAGTATTACTAAATAACGGCACAAATTTAGCCGCCTTAGCGGAGTACAGACTAAATTTCAGTAAAGAAAACGAAAATATTGTTTTTGTTTCAAGTGATATGGGAATACGTTGTGGAATTATTCAACAAGGTAAATTAATAAGTAATAAGAACGAAATGGACGATGCTTTTGGTCATATGATCGTTGATATTCATGGAAAACTTTGTTCGTGTGGTTCATATGGTTGTTTACAGGCGTACAGTAGTTTACCTGCGATTCGAGAAGAGGTGATCAAACGCGTTAAGCGCGGCGAGATTACTTCCTTGATGGGGGAAATAAACGATGTCGAACATATTAGCTATCATCAAATTCTTGAAGCTTTAGAGAAGGAAGACCCACTTTGTTTAGAGGTTATAAAAGAATCAGCTAATTACTTTGGAATTGGACTAACTAATCTTATTTATATCGTTCGCCCTGATCTTGTAATTTGTGGAGGTACATTAGTTCCAAAGCCATTATTCTTTGATGTAGCATGCGAAACAGCACAAGGAAGATTGAAAAATTATCCAAACTGTCCTGTACAAATCATTAAATCATCAACAGCGTATAACATCGTTGCACAAGGAGCTGGCTGTATCGTATTTGATCACTTTACAGAGGAAACTATGTAA
- the queC gene encoding 7-cyano-7-deazaguanine synthase QueC: protein MKNEKAIVVFSGGQDSTTCLFWAMQQFGEVEAVTFNYNQRHKLELDVAADICKELNIPHHILDMSLLNQLAPNALTRSDIDITHEEGELPSTFVDGRNLLFLSFAAVLAKQKGAKHIITGVCETDFSGYPDCRDIFVKSLNVTLNLSMDYPFVIHTPLMWIDKADTWKLADELGAFEYVKNKTLTCYNGIISDGCGECPACELRQAGLDRYLQTKGATKHV, encoded by the coding sequence ATGAAAAATGAAAAAGCAATCGTTGTATTTAGCGGTGGCCAAGACAGTACTACTTGTTTATTCTGGGCTATGCAACAATTTGGCGAAGTTGAGGCTGTTACGTTTAATTACAATCAGCGCCATAAACTAGAATTAGATGTAGCTGCAGATATTTGTAAGGAATTAAATATTCCTCACCATATCCTTGATATGTCCTTGTTAAATCAGCTTGCACCAAATGCTTTAACAAGATCAGATATTGATATAACTCACGAAGAAGGCGAACTTCCTTCTACATTCGTCGATGGACGTAACTTATTATTCCTATCTTTTGCAGCAGTGCTCGCTAAACAAAAAGGAGCAAAACACATTATTACTGGTGTTTGTGAGACTGATTTTAGCGGATACCCTGACTGCCGAGATATCTTTGTTAAATCATTAAATGTAACTCTTAATCTATCAATGGATTATCCATTTGTTATTCATACTCCTCTTATGTGGATTGATAAAGCTGACACATGGAAATTAGCTGATGAATTAGGCGCATTTGAATACGTAAAAAATAAAACTTTAACTTGCTATAACGGCATTATTTCTGATGGTTGCGGAGAATGTCCAGCATGTGAGCTTCGTCAGGCTGGTTTAGATCGTTACCTACAAACGAAGGGAGCCACAAAGCATGTTTGA
- a CDS encoding EamA family transporter: MKGILYIIIGSVCYGVLSTFVKLAYDDGFIVNDVVGIQMFVGAILLWSIVLMNRSKSTKSNNKQYLKPTKKDVLLLVILGSTTGLTGMFYYLALQYITASLAIVLLFQFTWIGVLLESVVNRKLPEKSKLLSLIPLVIGTIFATNVLTDGIGSLNWFGVLFGALSAFSYSTFILLSGRIALKANPITKTALMITGGFIICTLFLPPTFFTNWHLFAEISLKYGLILGFLGPFFSTLMFSKGVPLTGSGLASILGAAELPTATLMSAIVLKETVGTPQYFGIFLILIGIVLPEFLKRKSLQSA; the protein is encoded by the coding sequence TTGAAAGGTATACTTTATATAATAATCGGTTCAGTTTGTTATGGCGTTTTGTCTACCTTTGTAAAATTGGCTTATGATGATGGTTTTATTGTAAATGATGTAGTCGGTATTCAAATGTTTGTTGGAGCTATCTTGTTATGGTCCATCGTACTTATGAATAGAAGTAAATCCACTAAATCAAATAATAAACAATATTTAAAGCCTACAAAGAAGGATGTTTTATTACTCGTTATATTAGGGTCTACTACTGGATTAACAGGGATGTTTTATTATTTGGCTTTGCAATATATTACTGCATCATTAGCAATTGTGCTGTTGTTCCAATTCACTTGGATTGGCGTTTTATTAGAATCAGTCGTCAATCGAAAACTTCCTGAAAAAAGTAAATTGCTCTCATTGATTCCTCTCGTTATCGGCACGATTTTTGCGACAAATGTTTTAACAGATGGTATCGGTTCATTGAATTGGTTTGGAGTTTTATTTGGGGCGTTGTCCGCGTTTTCTTACAGTACTTTTATATTACTTAGCGGTAGAATCGCTTTAAAAGCAAACCCAATAACAAAAACGGCTTTAATGATTACAGGTGGTTTTATAATTTGTACTCTCTTCCTCCCACCTACATTTTTCACAAATTGGCACTTATTTGCAGAAATTTCATTAAAGTACGGACTGATCCTTGGCTTTCTAGGTCCATTTTTCTCTACTTTAATGTTTTCAAAAGGCGTTCCTTTAACAGGTTCAGGTCTTGCCTCTATTTTAGGAGCAGCAGAGTTACCGACAGCTACGTTAATGTCAGCGATTGTATTAAAGGAAACGGTTGGGACTCCACAATATTTTGGTATCTTTTTAATCTTAATCGGTATCGTTTTACCTGAATTCCTTAAAAGAAAGTCACTTCAATCAGCATAA